One genomic region from Campylobacter sp. RM5004 encodes:
- a CDS encoding iron-containing alcohol dehydrogenase, whose translation MQEILSLTSFVVNTDIKENLKQELQKYKSILIIAGNTAYSKFKHKLDYALTSDFYLTHAKECSYLDINKILNECEGKSFDLVLAIGGGKVIDTSKYIANKLNLEIITIPTIAATCAAVSALSVIYEDEKFKELALFKNPPLKTFIDLETIKNAPKRFLIAGIGDTMAKFYEFDLQLKYAKANNIRVNYSNHLGKICSILCKDLNYEYAKSLNDDLSFKNVVMSIIVNTGYVSRSINIEYNGAFAHATCYAISYDKLVEREFLHGELVAFGVLVQLVLEKNYDEYERLVKFYKEINLPTKLSDFSNTLDTSKIAELILASSDVKNLISLGFKVNKEDLKQALIYKKEI comes from the coding sequence ATGCAAGAGATATTATCTCTTACTTCTTTTGTAGTTAATACAGATATAAAAGAGAATTTAAAACAGGAATTACAAAAATACAAAAGTATTTTAATAATAGCAGGTAATACTGCTTATTCTAAGTTTAAGCATAAATTAGATTATGCTTTAACTAGTGATTTTTATCTAACACATGCTAAAGAATGTTCATATTTAGATATTAATAAAATCTTAAATGAGTGTGAAGGAAAATCTTTTGATTTGGTTTTAGCTATTGGCGGCGGTAAGGTTATTGATACTTCAAAATATATAGCAAATAAGCTTAATTTAGAAATAATAACTATTCCAACAATTGCTGCAACTTGTGCTGCGGTGTCTGCTTTATCGGTTATTTATGAAGATGAGAAATTTAAAGAATTAGCTTTATTTAAAAATCCACCTTTAAAAACTTTTATTGATTTAGAAACCATTAAAAACGCTCCTAAGAGATTTTTAATAGCAGGTATTGGCGATACTATGGCTAAATTTTATGAGTTTGATTTGCAATTAAAATACGCAAAAGCAAATAATATAAGAGTAAATTATTCAAATCACTTAGGCAAGATTTGCAGTATTTTATGTAAGGATTTAAATTACGAATACGCAAAATCTTTAAATGATGATTTGAGTTTTAAAAATGTCGTTATGTCAATCATCGTAAATACTGGCTATGTTTCACGCTCAATAAATATTGAATACAATGGTGCTTTTGCACATGCAACTTGCTATGCGATAAGCTATGATAAATTAGTTGAAAGAGAGTTTTTACACGGAGAATTAGTAGCTTTTGGTGTTTTGGTTCAATTGGTGCTTGAGAAAAACTATGATGAATATGAAAGATTAGTGAAATTTTATAAAGAAATTAATCTTCCTACAAAATTAAGTGATTTTTCAAATACTTTAGATACTAGCAAAATTGCTGAATTAATTTTGGCTTCAAGCGATGTAAAAAATCTAATTAGCTTAGGTTTTAAAGTAAATAAAGAAGATTTAAAACAAGCTTTAATTTATAAAAAGGAGATTTAA
- a CDS encoding urease subunit beta yields MKIGEIIFAKGDIVCNEGREAIELVVKNTGDRPVQIGSHFHFYEVNKALEFDREKARGKRLDIISGTAVRFEPGVELTVKLIDLAGSREVWGQNCKINGKLDK; encoded by the coding sequence ATGAAAATAGGTGAAATTATATTTGCTAAAGGCGACATCGTATGCAATGAAGGTCGTGAAGCGATAGAATTAGTAGTAAAAAATACTGGAGATAGACCTGTTCAAATAGGTTCACATTTTCATTTTTATGAAGTTAATAAGGCTTTAGAATTTGATAGAGAAAAAGCTCGTGGTAAGCGTTTAGATATTATCAGTGGAACAGCTGTTCGTTTTGAGCCAGGTGTTGAGCTAACAGTTAAATTAATAGATTTAGCAGGTAGTCGTGAAGTATGGGGACAAAACTGCAAAATTAATGGTAAATTAGACAAGTAA
- a CDS encoding glutathionylspermidine synthase family protein — MQFLNINKLPKENLENMGFTWHTDADGSPYVDDKLIVISEKEANNYYEACNELYDMFANAGEYAISNNLLDKLGIPFNLHEIVKMSWENDVHWHLYGRFDLAGGLDNLPIKLLEFNANTPTALFETAILQFEQLRLNNLKEVNQFNHTYEAIVDNFKRLATLDEDVSNFDEIYEGWKILFTSVKDAEEELTTRLLMQMAKDAGYECEFAYIEDVEFSEDGVFLGDINYEFCFMLIPWEIIAIEESELAHLLTKIIKNQKAIILNPAYTLMFQSKAILELLWQLYPNHKYLLKTSFVPLENTKQVKKPFFGREGANITIFDKNGEIITKSNGEYENNGYIYQEFAELNHYNEEFYQAGVFFAYEACGLGFRKGNAILDNYAKFVGHIIK, encoded by the coding sequence ATGCAATTTTTAAACATAAATAAATTACCTAAAGAAAACTTAGAAAATATGGGCTTTACTTGGCATACAGATGCTGATGGTTCGCCTTATGTTGATGACAAATTAATAGTAATTAGCGAAAAAGAAGCGAATAATTATTATGAAGCTTGTAATGAGCTTTATGATATGTTTGCAAATGCTGGTGAATATGCAATATCAAATAATCTTTTAGATAAACTTGGCATTCCTTTTAATCTTCACGAAATTGTGAAAATGTCTTGGGAAAACGATGTTCATTGGCATTTATATGGGCGATTTGACTTAGCTGGTGGGCTTGATAATTTACCTATAAAATTGCTCGAGTTTAATGCAAACACTCCTACGGCTCTTTTTGAAACTGCGATTTTACAATTTGAGCAACTTAGGCTTAATAATCTAAAAGAAGTTAATCAGTTTAATCATACTTATGAAGCTATTGTTGATAATTTTAAAAGACTTGCAACTTTAGATGAAGATGTGAGTAATTTTGATGAAATTTATGAAGGCTGGAAAATCCTATTTACTAGCGTAAAAGACGCTGAAGAAGAGCTTACTACAAGACTTCTTATGCAAATGGCAAAAGACGCTGGGTATGAGTGTGAGTTTGCTTATATTGAAGATGTAGAATTTAGCGAAGATGGAGTGTTTTTAGGTGATATAAATTATGAGTTTTGCTTTATGCTAATTCCTTGGGAAATCATAGCTATTGAAGAAAGCGAATTAGCACACTTGCTAACAAAAATCATTAAAAATCAAAAAGCAATCATTCTAAATCCAGCATATACCTTGATGTTTCAAAGCAAAGCTATTTTAGAGCTTTTATGGCAGCTTTATCCAAATCATAAATATTTATTAAAAACAAGTTTTGTGCCTTTAGAAAATACAAAGCAAGTTAAAAAACCATTCTTTGGAAGAGAAGGTGCAAATATTACGATTTTTGATAAAAATGGCGAAATTATTACGAAAAGTAACGGCGAGTATGAAAATAATGGCTATATTTATCAAGAATTTGCAGAACTTAATCATTATAATGAAGAGTTTTATCAAGCAGGGGTATTTTTCGCCTACGAAGCTTGCGGACTCGGCTTTAGAAAAGGCAATGCAATACTTGATAATTACGCAAAATTCGTAGGCCATATTATTAAATAA
- a CDS encoding urease subunit gamma: MTLTPREKERLLLSYAAVVARKRLENGIKLNRPEAIAIISDFVMEGARAGKSVSELMNEGRNVLRKDQVMEGVADLVVEVQMEATFKDGTKLVTIHNPIN; this comes from the coding sequence ATGACATTAACACCAAGAGAAAAAGAAAGACTCTTGCTAAGTTATGCAGCAGTAGTTGCGCGTAAGCGTTTAGAAAATGGTATTAAGTTAAATAGACCAGAGGCAATTGCTATTATTAGCGATTTCGTTATGGAAGGCGCAAGAGCTGGTAAGAGCGTAAGCGAACTTATGAACGAAGGAAGAAATGTTTTACGCAAAGACCAAGTAATGGAAGGTGTAGCTGATTTAGTAGTTGAAGTTCAAATGGAAGCTACTTTTAAAGATGGAACTAAATTAGTAACCATACATAACCCAATTAACTAA
- a CDS encoding DMT family transporter — protein MNDDLRGNATAMTYVIFLTGILFLSFTAPWQKLSNFDPATGAFMRCLIGTICLIPFAMMEAKKIGKLTKKGVWLSILAGLVLGIDFTAWNYSIFFVGSGIASILLNIQVIMLPALAFITDRERIPFSYYFIAPIMLAGVILAGGALENGIVDPNGPQVVFGTGIMAVGTICGLTSGFCYGIYLFASRRAGRIGNGQVVQPILISSAAQLVAPTIWAFIITGNGFIFDQGVMVDTALGIKAMHLDQTKIEALTSVFDNVAVGDPITTTNWLWMIVLGTAGQAAAWTFAQHGSVKLNPTLGAGLLILSPIATVALIGPIMFGESSSMLQKVGVVMALLAVAYQNGLITALMNKIKGK, from the coding sequence ATGAATGATGATTTAAGGGGAAATGCCACGGCTATGACGTATGTCATATTCTTGACTGGTATTTTATTTCTTTCTTTTACTGCACCTTGGCAAAAGTTATCAAACTTTGACCCAGCAACAGGTGCTTTTATGCGTTGCTTGATAGGAACTATCTGCCTTATTCCTTTTGCTATGATGGAAGCTAAAAAAATCGGTAAGCTTACAAAAAAAGGTGTTTGGCTATCTATTTTAGCTGGACTTGTTTTAGGTATTGACTTTACTGCTTGGAACTATTCAATTTTCTTCGTTGGTTCAGGTATTGCTTCAATTCTTTTAAATATTCAAGTAATTATGCTACCTGCGTTAGCATTTATTACAGATAGAGAAAGAATTCCGTTTAGTTACTACTTCATTGCACCTATAATGCTTGCTGGTGTTATCTTAGCTGGTGGTGCGTTAGAGAATGGTATCGTTGATCCAAATGGACCACAAGTAGTATTTGGAACAGGTATTATGGCTGTTGGAACAATCTGCGGTCTTACTTCAGGATTTTGCTATGGTATTTACCTATTCGCAAGTAGAAGAGCGGGAAGAATTGGAAATGGTCAAGTTGTTCAACCTATCTTAATTTCAAGTGCTGCTCAACTTGTAGCTCCAACTATATGGGCATTTATTATCACAGGTAATGGTTTTATTTTTGATCAAGGCGTTATGGTTGATACTGCTTTAGGTATCAAAGCTATGCATTTAGACCAAACAAAAATTGAAGCTTTAACAAGTGTATTTGATAATGTTGCTGTGGGTGATCCTATTACTACAACTAACTGGCTTTGGATGATAGTTTTAGGAACTGCAGGTCAAGCTGCTGCTTGGACATTTGCTCAACATGGTTCTGTTAAGTTAAACCCAACTTTAGGTGCTGGTTTATTAATCCTAAGCCCAATCGCTACTGTTGCACTTATCGGACCTATTATGTTTGGTGAGAGCTCATCTATGCTACAAAAAGTGGGTGTTGTAATGGCACTTCTAGCTGTTGCTTATCAAAACGGCTTAATTACTGCTTTAATGAATAAAATTAAAGGCAAGTAA
- a CDS encoding peroxiredoxin has product MLVTKKAPDFTAPAVLGNNTIDNNFNLYKNMGKNGTVVFFYPKDFTFVCPSEIIAFDKRFKDFQERGINVIGISGDNEFCHFAWKNTPVNQGGIGNVQFPLVADLTKEIARGFDVLFDEAVALRGSFLLDKDGTVRHAVINDLPLGRNIDEMVRMVDTMLFTNEHGEVCPAGWNKGDKAMKADPKGVADYLANNSDKL; this is encoded by the coding sequence ATGTTAGTTACAAAAAAAGCACCTGATTTTACAGCTCCAGCTGTATTAGGAAACAATACAATAGATAATAATTTCAACCTATATAAAAATATGGGTAAAAACGGAACAGTAGTATTCTTTTATCCAAAAGATTTTACATTTGTATGCCCAAGCGAAATTATTGCATTTGATAAAAGATTTAAAGATTTTCAAGAAAGAGGAATTAACGTAATCGGAATTAGTGGCGATAACGAGTTTTGCCATTTTGCATGGAAAAACACTCCAGTAAATCAAGGCGGTATCGGTAATGTTCAATTTCCACTTGTAGCAGACTTAACAAAAGAAATCGCTCGTGGTTTTGATGTATTATTTGATGAAGCAGTAGCACTAAGAGGCTCATTCTTATTAGATAAAGACGGAACAGTTCGCCACGCAGTAATCAATGACCTACCATTAGGAAGAAACATTGATGAAATGGTAAGAATGGTTGATACAATGCTATTTACAAACGAGCATGGCGAAGTTTGCCCAGCTGGTTGGAACAAAGGCGATAAAGCAATGAAAGCTGATCCAAAAGGCGTAGCTGATTATCTAGCTAACAACAGCGATAAACTATAA
- a CDS encoding YigZ family protein yields MKVLKSPCFDSFEVKGSKFLCFFEPLSINENVHTRQEELRAEHFKCVHVVYASRVLNEFGQIVENQSDDGEPKGSSGAPALNVLRGANIVNAVCYVVRYFGGTLLGVGGLVRAYSNAVNLGINKAYEFDLLIDYVKKESFFLDLEYSQVNKISYILDKLEIKYNKEFGINVRFILELSESEKENLEKELSESMLKLKEYKG; encoded by the coding sequence ATGAAAGTTTTAAAATCACCTTGTTTTGATAGTTTTGAAGTAAAAGGCTCAAAATTTTTATGTTTTTTTGAACCACTTAGTATAAATGAGAATGTTCACACTAGACAAGAAGAACTAAGAGCCGAGCATTTTAAATGCGTTCATGTAGTATATGCAAGTAGAGTATTAAACGAATTCGGGCAAATCGTAGAAAATCAAAGCGATGATGGAGAGCCAAAAGGAAGTAGTGGAGCACCTGCACTTAATGTATTAAGGGGAGCTAATATAGTTAATGCTGTTTGCTATGTTGTAAGATATTTTGGTGGCACATTGCTTGGGGTCGGTGGGCTTGTAAGGGCTTATTCAAATGCTGTAAATCTAGGAATTAACAAAGCTTATGAGTTTGATTTGTTGATTGATTATGTAAAAAAAGAAAGCTTTTTTTTAGACTTAGAGTATTCTCAAGTAAATAAAATTAGTTATATTTTGGATAAATTAGAGATTAAATATAATAAAGAATTTGGAATAAATGTAAGATTTATTTTAGAACTTAGTGAAAGCGAAAAAGAAAATCTTGAAAAAGAATTAAGCGAATCAATGCTTAAACTAAAAGAATATAAGGGATAA
- a CDS encoding D-2-hydroxyacid dehydrogenase, producing the protein MKIVFLDANTLGGENIDAFKEFGEVVVYEKSAENEVLERLKDANVAVINKIKMSREVMQNCPNLKLILISATGMNTVDLDAAKELGVVVKNVAGYSTKSVAQHTYALLLALMNETLYYNEYTKNNEWSKSELFCDYSRRIHTIEGKTWGIIGLGAIGRDVAKIAQMFGANVIYTSLSGKNNNPDFKQTSLEDLLKTSDIISIHAPLNDKSYKLIGEKELAMMKDDAYLLNLGRGGIIDEAALAKAIDNKNIRVGLDVVEFEPMRADNPLLKVSKKQNLIITPHIAWTACECVTRLVGMMVNNLRDFLNGK; encoded by the coding sequence ATGAAGATTGTATTTTTAGACGCAAATACCTTAGGTGGAGAAAATATTGACGCTTTTAAAGAATTTGGCGAAGTTGTTGTGTATGAAAAAAGTGCAGAAAATGAAGTGCTAGAAAGATTAAAAGATGCAAATGTAGCAGTGATTAATAAAATAAAAATGAGCCGTGAAGTAATGCAAAATTGTCCTAATTTAAAGCTAATTTTAATTAGTGCAACAGGTATGAATACGGTTGATTTAGATGCTGCAAAAGAGCTTGGAGTTGTAGTTAAAAATGTAGCTGGATATAGCACAAAAAGTGTTGCTCAGCATACTTATGCACTATTGCTAGCTTTAATGAATGAAACGCTTTATTATAATGAATATACCAAAAATAATGAGTGGTCTAAGAGTGAGTTATTTTGCGATTATTCAAGAAGAATTCACACAATAGAAGGCAAAACTTGGGGAATAATTGGACTTGGAGCAATTGGAAGAGATGTTGCAAAAATAGCTCAAATGTTTGGAGCAAATGTAATTTATACAAGCCTTAGTGGAAAGAATAATAATCCTGATTTTAAACAAACTAGCCTTGAAGACTTACTAAAAACTAGCGATATTATTAGCATTCACGCTCCACTTAACGATAAATCTTATAAACTAATAGGCGAAAAAGAATTAGCAATGATGAAAGATGATGCGTATTTACTAAATCTTGGTCGTGGTGGAATAATTGATGAAGCTGCACTTGCAAAAGCTATTGATAATAAAAATATTAGAGTAGGGCTTGATGTGGTTGAGTTTGAACCTATGAGAGCTGATAATCCATTGCTAAAAGTTAGCAAAAAGCAAAATCTTATAATTACTCCGCATATTGCTTGGACAGCTTGTGAGTGTGTAACAAGACTTGTAGGAATGATGGTAAATAATCTAAGAGATTTTTTAAATGGCAAATAA
- a CDS encoding urease accessory protein UreD translates to MNVLNIKLIKNKLVEHYQYGMLKLLRVPVNYGVDCPDEDSEFFAYISTLGGGLLEGDKYDQSFTLEDAKAVISSQSSQKIYKGSSRVNTKINLKGNSSFVFHNDANIFYPNSNFTSKNTIFLDKDSKLFFLDGGFLGYAEGNFRANMYLRLYIDSKLVLNDVFCYESKDDLQSLYKHEYFYNVIMVGDVEFETLHKSNIKAHASKVNGVTIIRILSDNNGEAIKYINSIKNSFLTKSNMTLTSTR, encoded by the coding sequence GTGAATGTTTTAAATATAAAACTTATTAAAAATAAGTTAGTAGAACATTACCAATATGGAATGCTAAAATTATTAAGGGTTCCAGTTAATTATGGTGTGGATTGCCCTGATGAAGATAGCGAATTTTTTGCTTATATTAGCACACTAGGCGGTGGTTTGTTAGAAGGCGATAAGTATGATCAAAGCTTTACATTAGAAGATGCAAAAGCTGTTATTAGCTCACAATCAAGCCAAAAAATATACAAAGGTAGTTCAAGAGTAAATACAAAAATTAATCTTAAAGGAAATTCAAGTTTTGTATTTCATAACGATGCTAATATTTTCTATCCTAACTCTAACTTCACAAGTAAAAATACAATATTTTTAGATAAAGACTCAAAATTATTCTTTTTAGATGGCGGCTTTTTAGGGTATGCTGAAGGTAATTTTAGAGCCAATATGTATCTTAGACTTTACATTGATTCAAAACTAGTTTTAAATGATGTGTTTTGCTATGAAAGTAAAGATGATTTACAATCTTTATATAAACATGAATATTTTTATAATGTGATAATGGTTGGAGATGTGGAATTTGAAACTTTGCATAAGTCTAATATCAAAGCGCACGCAAGTAAGGTTAATGGGGTTACTATAATTCGCATTTTATCAGATAACAATGGTGAAGCTATTAAATATATTAATAGTATAAAAAATAGCTTTTTAACTAAGTCAAATATGACTTTAACATCAACTAGATAA
- the ureG gene encoding urease accessory protein UreG, translating into MKKPVIIGVGGPVGAGKTLLIERLVRAMSKNYEIGVVTNDIYTKEDALFLAKNSVLSPDRIIGVETGGCPHTAIREDASMNEAALLELQKKFNLDLLFLESGGDNLAATFSPDLVNFSIYVIDVAQGEKIPRKAGAGMIKSDLFIINKTDLAPYVGANLEVMKNDTMHFRKDKEFFFTNLKKDEGLESVINWIEKNCLLKGLG; encoded by the coding sequence ATGAAAAAACCTGTAATTATAGGTGTCGGAGGTCCTGTTGGAGCTGGTAAAACCTTGCTTATTGAAAGATTAGTAAGGGCGATGAGTAAAAATTACGAAATAGGTGTTGTAACAAACGATATTTACACTAAAGAAGATGCTTTATTTTTAGCAAAAAATAGCGTTTTATCGCCTGATCGTATTATAGGTGTTGAGACTGGGGGTTGCCCTCATACTGCAATTAGAGAAGATGCTTCTATGAACGAAGCGGCACTTTTAGAACTTCAAAAGAAATTTAATCTAGATTTATTATTTTTAGAAAGTGGCGGGGATAATTTAGCTGCTACATTTAGTCCTGATTTAGTAAATTTTAGTATTTATGTAATTGACGTTGCTCAAGGTGAAAAAATCCCACGCAAAGCTGGTGCGGGAATGATTAAGTCTGATTTATTCATAATCAATAAAACCGATTTAGCTCCTTATGTTGGCGCTAATTTAGAGGTTATGAAGAATGACACAATGCACTTTAGAAAAGATAAAGAATTTTTCTTTACAAACCTTAAAAAAGATGAAGGTTTAGAAAGTGTTATTAACTGGATTGAGAAAAATTGTCTTCTTAAAGGCTTAGGGTGA